The sequence below is a genomic window from Rhizobium sp. NXC14.
CTCGGCATCCAGACGACCTTCCACTATGCCGTTTCCCACGACTCGCCCGAGAATAAGGCCTTCGTCGAGGCTGCCGCCAAGGCGATCGGCAACAAGGCAGAGCTCTCCTTCCCCTCGGTCAGCGCCTATGACGGCATGTATGTCATCTACAAGATGATCGAGGCGACGGGTGGCAAGCAGGATGCAGAGAAGGCCGTCGACGCGGTCAAGGGCCTAGCCTGGGTGAGCCCGCGCGGCCCGGTCTCGATCGATCCGGAAAGGCGGCACATCACCCAGAACATCTATCTGCGCGAAGTCGTCAAGGCCGATGATGGGACCTACATCAACAAGGAGATCCAGACGTTCGAGAAGCAGGGCGATCCGGGCCTCGCGGCGGCCAAGTAAGATTGCGGCATCCGGACCGGCGGCGGGCTCGCGCATCGCGCCCGCCGCATCGAAGTAAGGTATTTTCATGCAGACAGTCTTCAGCATCGCCGTCGACGCCTTTGCCTATGGAATGGCGCTCTTCGTGATCTCGATCGGCCTTTCCGTGACCATGGGGCTGATGCGTGTCGTCAACCTGGCGCATGGCGCCTTCGCCATGATCGGAGGCTACATCGCCTCCTATGCCGCCCGTGACCTCGGTCTTGGTTATGCTGTCGCAGTCGTCGCGGCCGTCTTCGTCACGATCATCATCGCAATTCCGCTCGAGCGTTTTCTCTACCGCCGAATCTATGGCGCCCCTGAACTGACCCAGGTGCTGATGACAATCGGCATCACTTTCTGCGTCATCGGCATCGCGAACTACGTGATGGGACCGACGCTGAAGACGATACCGCTTGCCGGCGCCTTGCAGGGATCGGCCGATCTCGGATTCCGCACCATTCCCGTGCACCGGCTTTTCGTCATCTTCTGCGGTCTCGCCGTTGCGCTCGCCCTGTGGTTCGCGATCGAGCGAACGAGCTTCGGGGTCAAGCTGCGCGCCTCCGTCGACGATGCGGCGATGGCTGCCGCACTCGGCGTGCGCACCGAGATCATCTATGCGGTGAGCTTTGCCGTTGCCGTCGGGCTTGCCGCCTTCGGCGGTGTGGTCGGCGCCGAACTGCTGCCGGTCGAACCTTACTACGCGCTTCGCTATATGGTGACCTTCCTCGTCGTCGTCTCCGTCGGCGGCGCCGGCTCCATTCCGGGCGCGCTGATTGCCTGCCTGCTGCTTGGCGCCATCGATACGACGGGACGCTATCTGATGCCGGAATTCGGGGAATTCTTCTTCTATCTCGCCGTGATCGCCATCATCTGCATCTTCCAGCGCGGCCTTGCCGGAAGGATGAAATAGGATGACGCTCGTCATGAACAACGAAACCGAACGCCTCCGGCATCGGCGCGCAGTGAATGCCGATCTTCTCGGAGTAGCGGCCATCACGGCCATCGCCGCGGTCGGCTATTTCGCCTTTCCCGACAATCTGGCGCTTCTGACGCGGATGATCACGATCGCCCTGCTCGTCCTGTCGCTCGATCTCGTGACCGGTTATTGCGGTGTCGCAACGCTCGGCCATGCCGCGCTTTTTGGCTCAGGCGCCTATGCCGCCGGAATTTTGTCGGCGCATTACGGCATCAACGATCCGCTGCTGATGATGCTTGCAGGCATATCAGGAGGCGCGGTTGCCGGGCTGCTCTGCGGCGCGATCATCCTGCGCGCGCATGGGCTGCCGCAACTCGTGCTGTCGATTGCGCTCATCCACCTCTTCCATGAATTTGCCAACAAGGCCTCCGCCTGGACGGGAGGCAGCGACGGGCTTTCCGGCATTGCGCCGGACCCGATATTCGGCATTTTCGAATTCGATCTTTACGGCCATACCGCCTTCTTCTTCGGAACGACACTGCTCGTCATCGTCTTCGTGCTGCTGCGATTGCTGGTTCGCTCACCCTTCGGCATGCTCTGCCGCGGCATCCGGCAAGACCCGCTGCGCATCCGCGCCATGGGCGGCTCGCCGAAGGCCGCTCTCATCAAGACGTACGTGATCTCAGGCGCCGTTGCCGGCGTCGGCGGCGCGCTGAATGCGATCTCGACCCAGGTCGTCGGGCTCGACAGCCTGTCCTTCACGCAATCGGCCGAAGCGCTTGTCATGCTCGTGCTCGGCGGCACCGGTTCCCTGTTCGGCGCGCTCTCCGGCACCGTCATTTTCATGTTCTTCGAAGATTATGTCTCGGCCGCCAACCCCTTTCACTGGCTGACCATGGTCGGCGCCCTGCTGATCGCCGTCGTGCTGTTTGCGCCGAAAGGCCTCTACGGAACGGCCGCCGCCTTGATCGGCCGCCGGAAGGAGACGCGCGCATGAGCCCGGTCTTCGAAGTAACCAATCTCAGGAAAGCCTTCGGCGGCCTTGCCGTCACCAATGATGTCTCGCTGGCAATGGCGCCCGGCGACCGCATCGCGCTGATCGGCCCGAACGGCGCCGGCAAGACCACCTTCGTCAACCTCGTCACCGGCAATCTCTCCCCCGATTCCGGCGAGGTTCGCCTCGGCGGCGAGGCGGTGACGAAGGTGGATGCGATCGGCAGGGTCAAACGCGGCCTCGTCCGATCCTTTCAGGTGACGCGGCTTTTTCAGGATATGACGCCCGCCGAACATGTGGGGCTCGCCGTCCTTCAGCGTGACGGAAAGACCCGCAAGATGTTCGGGAATTTCCTCGCCATGCCCGACGTCATGGCGGAGGTCGACGATCTCCTGGGTAAACTCGGGCTGGCCTCGCTGATGCATCGCAGAGTCAGCGAGATCGCCTATGGCCAGCAGCGGCTCCTCGAAATTGCCGTGGCGCTGGCGCTGAGGCCGAAGGTGCTGCTGCTCGACGAGCCTGCGGCCGGCGTGCCGCAAAGCGATACCGGCCGAATCGAACAGGCGCTGGCCGACCTTCCCGCCGATCTCGCCGTCCTGATGATCGAACACGACATGGACCTCGTCTTCCGTTTTGCCAAGCGCGTCATCGTGCTGGCGGCCGGCGCGATCATCTTCGACGGCCTGCCGGCCGATGTCACCAAGGATGCCCGCGTGCGCGAGGCCTATCTCGGGAGCTATGCCAATGCCAGCCCTGTCGCTTGAGGTTGAAAACCTGTCGGCCGGATACGGGCCGACGCGGGTGCTCGAAGGCATCTCCTTCGCCGTGCCGGCGGGCACCCGTCTAGCAGTGCTCGGCCGTAACGGTATGGGCAAGACCACGCTCCTGGCAACGCTTGCCGGCCAGACCAGGCGGTATCAAGGCCAGATCCACCTCGGTGGTTCGGATGTCACCGCAGCACCGAGCGCAATGCGCGCCCATAAGGGTCTCGGCTATGTGCCTCAGACACGCTGCGTCTTTCCGACGTTGACGGTCGAAGAGAACCTTTTCGTCGGGCTGAAGGCGCGGCCGAAGACGGCGCTGGAGGAAGCCTATGCCATGTTCCCGCGCCTGAAGGAGCGCCGCCGAAACCTCGGCAACCAACTCTCCGGCGGCGAGCAGCAGATGCTTTCAACAGCCCGCACCATTCTCGGACGCCCGTCCGTGCTGTTGCTCGACGAACCGTTGGAGGGCCTGGCCCCCGTGATCTGCGAGGAACTGATGGCGGCCTTCACAGAACTCGCCAAATCAGGCGACATGACGATCCTTCTGGTCGAACAACGCATTCAGAGCGCGCTTGATTTCGCCGATCGGGTCATCATTCTCGAACGCGGGAGGATGGCCTGGACCGGTACGCCGTCGGACTTGTCGAAGGATCACCAAGCAGTAGAAAGCTTGCTCGGAGTGGGCGGCCTGCATTGAAGCAATCAATGCAGCATATCGTCGGGATCACGTCATCATCGGCTCGCAGACGTCGAAGCCGACGCCTCTACTTGGATATTTGAGCTGCAGAAAAATTGCGCCTGTTGGATTTGACAGCTGAATTGATCTGACGCTCCGTCAATTTCGTTGCCAAGCACCCGATAGGGTTGCATATTCCAACAATACTTCAGACGGGAGGTGGAAATGGCAAACCACAAGCCTATCGCAGGTGACGTATACCAGCCTATTTTCGATGCCGACAAGCCGATTGACGGCAACATTCTGGACAGCACCAGTTACATGGATGCCGACGGAGATCTTGTGCGTCTCAACTTCGTGAACGGGCAGCGAATTCCGCAACCGCCCAATCCGGATGGACCGGCCACGACGACGATCGAGGGAAAGTACGGCACGCTGACCGTCTATTCCAACGGCTATTTCACCTATAAACTCGATCCCTCCAATCCGGTGGTATCAGCGCTCGGCCCGGGAGATCAACTCCTCGACCAGTTCAGTTTCAAGATTTCGGACGGTAGAGGCGCTACCGACTTCGGCTTGCTCAATATTGCTGTCGACCTGCCGGAGCGCGGCGACATCTTCGTCAATTTCGAGGATGTCGGCAAACACGATTTCCCCACAGGCTACAAAGGCTTCGATTGGGGCGCCTGGCACGATGGCGATGATGCGACGATACAAAAGGAAGCTGATGGCAATCATTATCTCTCAGGCGGCGTATTCTGGACGCCCATCCAGGCCGCAGATGGCGGCACCTTTCAGATCGAGCAATTCAGCGTGGCAAACGGCACATCAGACTACGACAACGTTCTGACGATCGAAGGTAGGCTGAACGGCGATACCGTGTTCTTGGTCACGGTCGACGTGACCGCCGACAGCATTCATGACCCGCAAGTGATTGATCTCAGCGCCTATGGGCTGATCGACTATCTCATACTCGACACCGAACCCGTCATCCCCGAAACGAGCGGGCCTGATTATTATGGCGCGCAATACGACAATTTTTACTTTGTCGTTTGAGAATGGGGAGGGCGTCGAGTTCCCGAAGGCTTTCCCAGCTTACCGAGCGGCTTTTCTGGTAGCGATTTCTTGCGATAGCTGATCGGCCTCCACCCTGCTAGCCTTCGATCGTGCGGAGGAGCACGATCATACTCGGATGGAGGAAATGATGCAGTCAGTCGGGGTTAAGTTAGCGGCGGTGATGTTCTCACTGGCCGTATGGGCTGCTATCATCGCTGCCGCATCCCATCTCTACGCGATGAAAATGCCGCTGTTGCATTTAGCGCTCTACAGATAACTGTTCTTGGGCGTAGCGTTGAGCCTGAACTGTTTTGTCCGCCTGCCGCAGCGTTTGGAGCTGGAATGTGCTACCGCGCCCGCGTGAATGCCGCTCAATATCGAGCCGCAAGGAACACAAATTCTTTAACAAAGAGATGGTAGCGGAGGAGGGATTTGAACCCCCGACACAAGGATTATGATTCCTCTGCTCTGACCTACTGAGCTACTCCGCCACTGGTCAAACGATACCTGCTCGCGAAGCGCTGCGGGCTCGTGGGATGAGCGGCTTATAAGGTGCGCTTCGGCTCTGTGTCAAGCGCAGGATGGAGAAAAACGCTGAGCTTTGCCGCCCGTCGTTTCCAATGGGTTTCAGGCGGCGACGGGGCCGGCCAGCAGAGCCTTCAGCGAGGCTTCGGCCGAAGGTTCGCGTTCGGAGCGTTCGATAAAACCGCCACCGAAGACGCGGGCGTCGTCGCCGGGCGCGGAATAAAGCGCGCAGGCCTGGCCGGGCGCGATGCCCGCCTCGCCGACGGTCAGATCGACATAGGTGCCTGTCGCATCGATATGCAGTACGGCAGGCGCCGGTGCCCGCGTCGAACGGACCTTGGCGTAGCAGGCGAAACCTTCGTCGGCAGCGGCTTCTGCGAGCGAGACGTCGCCCAGCCAATTGAAGTCGCGCAAATAGACGCGGTGCGTTTCCAGCGCCTCTTTTGGACCGACGATGACGCGGCGCGAGCGGGCATCGAGATAGACGACGTAGAGTGGCTCGCCCGTGGCGATGCCGATGCCGCGGCGCTGGCCGATGGTGAAATGCAGGATGCCTTCATGGGTTCCCAGCACGCGGCCGTCGAGATGGACGATCTCGCCGGCGAGCGCCGCATTCGGCTTCAGCTTGGTGATGATGTCGGAATATTTGCCCTGCGGCACGAAGCAGATGTCCTGGCTGTCGGCCTTCTTCGCGACGACGAGGCCCATCTCCTCGGCGAGCCGGCGGGTCTCGGCCTTCGGCAGGCCGCCCAAGGGAAAGCGGAGATAGTCGATCTGCTCCTGCGTCGTGGCAAACAGGAAATAGCTCTGGTCGCGGTCGGCGTCGGCCGGACGGAATAGCGCGCGGCGGCCGGGATGTTCAGACGAGGGGTTCGGTCGCGAACGGATATAGTGGCCGGTCGCCAGCGCGTCGGCGCCGAGCTCCTTCGCCGTTGCCAGAAGGTCGGCGAACTTGACGGTTTGGTTGCAGGAAACGCAGGGGATCGGCGTTTCGCCGGCCACGTAGCTTTCGGCGAAAGGATTTATCACCGTCTCGCGGAAGCGCTTCTCGTAATCCAGCACATAATGCGGAATGCCGAGGGTTTCGCAGACACGGCGGGCGTCGTCGATATCCTGGCCGGCGCAGCAGGAGCCGGCACGGTGAACAGCGGCGCCGTGATCGTAGAGCTGCAGCGTGATGCCAAGCACATCGTAACCCTGCTGCTTGAGAAGGCCGGCCACGACGGAGGAATCGACGCCGCCCGACATGGCGACGACAACGCGGGTCTCTTCCGGCTTCTTATCAAAATCCAGTGTGTTCAACGGTGGTGCCAAATTCTGCGCGCTCATAACCCGCCCTTGCGCTGCAATTGCGGCGGATTGCTGATCTCAGGCGGGATCGGCCGCCTTTCTGGGTAAGCGACCGATATAGAAAGGATTGCAGCAGGACGCAAGGGGAGCCGATCGTTTCGCAATCGCGTCACAAAGGAAGGCGCGGCCGAAGTCACGCCTTGGAAGCGGGGTGCGGCTCAGGTGCCGATCAGCTCGTTGCAGGCGAATGCGATGCCTGGATTGGCCATGACAACAGACACGATCGCCAGTCCGATTATCGAGAATGAATGGCGTTTCACATCATCCTCCGTTTCAGCCCATATGAATTAACTCAAAATAACGAACGCTTGAGCATCAACTAGCTCAACTGGAGATCGCCGGACAATTAATCATCACCCTATGGAACTATTCCGTCGATCATGCGTTGCAAGTAATCAATGTCGCAATCGAATGCTGCGGAGGGTTTGATGGCCAGGTTCGGCACGACGACAGATTACAGCAGGATCAGAGATTGGATCGAGGCGCGCGGCGGTCATCCCGCCCGGATCAAGGATGCGAGGGATAGCGAAACTGTTCGCGTCGATTTCTCGGCGGACTCACAGGAGGAGATCTCCTGGGACGAGTTCTTCCAGGGTTTTGACGAAAGCAGACTCGCCTTCCTTCACCGCACGAAAGCCGAGGACGACAGAGCCCGCTTCGGCAAGATGGTCCGCCGCAAACGCCGGCACCACTGAAAATCATCATTCCCCAACGTAGAAAACCCGGCGCCGTTTCTGGCACCGGGTTTTCCATGTTTTCCTTGGGAGGAGGAAACCAGAGCAGGTCGCGCCGCGACGCGCTTTAGTCGATGTTGAAGGTCAGCAGCTTCGCCTGGCGGATCGCCTGGTGGGCCGTCAGCTGTGCGAGCACGCCATCCTCCACCTCGCCGTCGACATAGAGCAGCGCGATGGCGTCGCCACCCTGCTTGTCGCGGCCAAGCTGGAAGTTGGCGATGTTGACGCCGGCCCCACCGAGCGTCGTGCCGATGAAGCCGATCATGCCAGGGACGTCGGTATTGGTGATGTAGATCATATGCGAGCCGACATCGGCATCGAGGTTGATGCCCTTGATCTGGATGAAGCGCGGCTTGCCATCCGAAAACACCGTGCCGGCGACGGAGCGCGTCATACTTTCGGTCGTGACCGTCAGCTTGATATAGCCGTCGAAGACACCTGTTTTGTCGCGCTTGACCTCGGAGAGCACGATGCCCTTTTCCTTGATCATGATCGGCGCGGAAACCATGTTGACGTCGGCGACCTGCGGACGGATCAGGCCGGCGAGAACTGCGCTCGTCAGCGCCCGCGTGTTCATGTTGGCGGTCATGCCGTCATAGAGGATTTCGATTTCCTTGATTGGCTCTTCGGTGACCTGGCCGACAAAGGCGCCGAGAACGTCGGCAAGCCGGATGAACGGCTTCAGGATCGGCGCCTCTTCCGCGGTGATCGACGGCATGTTGATGGCGTTGGAGACGGCACCGTTGACGAGGTAATCCGACATCTGTTCGGCGACCTGCAGGGCGACGTTTTCCTGGGCTTCGGTCGTCGAAGCGCCGAGATGCGGCGTGCAGACGACGTTCGGCAGGCCGAAGAGCGGGCTTTCCTTGGCGGGCTCGACCTCGAAGACGTCGAAGGCAGCGCCGGCGACGTGGCCTGACTTGATGGCTTCGGCAAGGGCTGCCTCATCGACGAGGCCGCCGCGGGCGCAGTTGATGATGCGCACGCCGGGCTTGGTCTTGGCCAGCGCTTCCTTGTTGAGGATGCCGCGCGTCTTGTCGGTCATCGGCACGTGCAGCGTGATGAAATCGGCGCGGGCGAAAAGCTCGTCCAGCTCGACCTTGGTGACGCCCATCTCCTCGGCGCGCTCCTTGGACAGGAACGGGTCATAGGCGACGACATGCATTTTCAGGCCGATAGCGCGGGCGCAGACGATCGAGCCGATATTGCCGGCGCCGATGACGCCGAGCGTCTTGCCGGTGATTTCGACGCCCATGAATTTCGACTTTTCCCACTTGCCGGCCTGCGTCGAGGCATCGGCCGCAGGCAGCTGGCGGGCGACGGCGAACATCAGCGCGATTGCGTGTTCGGCCGTGGTGATGGAATTGCCGAAGGGCGTGTTCATGACGATGATGCCGCGGCGCGAGGCGGCCGGGATATCGACATTGTCGACGCCGATGCCGGCGCGGCCGACGACCTTGAGATTCGTCGCCCCTGCGATGATCTTTTCCGTCACTTTGGTGGCGGAGCGGATGGCAAGGCCGTCATATTTGCCGATGACTTCGAGCAGACGATCTTTGTCTTTACCGAGCTGCGGCTCGAAATCGACTTCGACGCCACGGTCGCGGAAGATCTGGACAGCGGTTTCCGACAATTCGTCGGATACGAGAACGCGAGGTGCCATTGTGGCCTCCTTCAAAAGTGTTCAGCGATGATTGAAATCAGGGGCTCCGCCCAGTGGCGGAGCCGGATGCGATCACGTCAGGCAGCGGCCTGAGCGAGCTGCGCCTTCTGCGTTTCGAAAGCCCAGGAAAGCCAAGGCATCAGCTTCTGCATGTCGGATGCTTCGATCGTGGCGCCGGCCCAGATGCGCAGGCCGGACGGCGCGTCGCGGTAATGGCCGATGTCATAAGCGACACCTTCTTTTTCCAGGAGGCCGACGAGGCCCTTGGCGAAATTCGCCTGGCTGTCGTCATCGAGCGCGGTGATGTCCTTGTCGACGATCTTCAGGCAGACGGAGGTGTTGGAGGCCGTTTCCGCCTTGACGGCGAGATTGGCGATCCAGTCGTTCGCCGCGACGAAATCGTGGATGACCTTGGCATTGGCGTCGGCACGAGCAATCAGCGTCTGGAGACCGCCGATCTCCTTGGCCCAGAGCAGCGCGTCGATATAATCCTCG
It includes:
- a CDS encoding ABC transporter ATP-binding protein, coding for MSPVFEVTNLRKAFGGLAVTNDVSLAMAPGDRIALIGPNGAGKTTFVNLVTGNLSPDSGEVRLGGEAVTKVDAIGRVKRGLVRSFQVTRLFQDMTPAEHVGLAVLQRDGKTRKMFGNFLAMPDVMAEVDDLLGKLGLASLMHRRVSEIAYGQQRLLEIAVALALRPKVLLLDEPAAGVPQSDTGRIEQALADLPADLAVLMIEHDMDLVFRFAKRVIVLAAGAIIFDGLPADVTKDARVREAYLGSYANASPVA
- the mnmA gene encoding tRNA 2-thiouridine(34) synthase MnmA encodes the protein MNTLDFDKKPEETRVVVAMSGGVDSSVVAGLLKQQGYDVLGITLQLYDHGAAVHRAGSCCAGQDIDDARRVCETLGIPHYVLDYEKRFRETVINPFAESYVAGETPIPCVSCNQTVKFADLLATAKELGADALATGHYIRSRPNPSSEHPGRRALFRPADADRDQSYFLFATTQEQIDYLRFPLGGLPKAETRRLAEEMGLVVAKKADSQDICFVPQGKYSDIITKLKPNAALAGEIVHLDGRVLGTHEGILHFTIGQRRGIGIATGEPLYVVYLDARSRRVIVGPKEALETHRVYLRDFNWLGDVSLAEAAADEGFACYAKVRSTRAPAPAVLHIDATGTYVDLTVGEAGIAPGQACALYSAPGDDARVFGGGFIERSEREPSAEASLKALLAGPVAA
- a CDS encoding VCBS domain-containing protein, which codes for MANHKPIAGDVYQPIFDADKPIDGNILDSTSYMDADGDLVRLNFVNGQRIPQPPNPDGPATTTIEGKYGTLTVYSNGYFTYKLDPSNPVVSALGPGDQLLDQFSFKISDGRGATDFGLLNIAVDLPERGDIFVNFEDVGKHDFPTGYKGFDWGAWHDGDDATIQKEADGNHYLSGGVFWTPIQAADGGTFQIEQFSVANGTSDYDNVLTIEGRLNGDTVFLVTVDVTADSIHDPQVIDLSAYGLIDYLILDTEPVIPETSGPDYYGAQYDNFYFVV
- a CDS encoding branched-chain amino acid ABC transporter permease, whose protein sequence is MTLVMNNETERLRHRRAVNADLLGVAAITAIAAVGYFAFPDNLALLTRMITIALLVLSLDLVTGYCGVATLGHAALFGSGAYAAGILSAHYGINDPLLMMLAGISGGAVAGLLCGAIILRAHGLPQLVLSIALIHLFHEFANKASAWTGGSDGLSGIAPDPIFGIFEFDLYGHTAFFFGTTLLVIVFVLLRLLVRSPFGMLCRGIRQDPLRIRAMGGSPKAALIKTYVISGAVAGVGGALNAISTQVVGLDSLSFTQSAEALVMLVLGGTGSLFGALSGTVIFMFFEDYVSAANPFHWLTMVGALLIAVVLFAPKGLYGTAAALIGRRKETRA
- a CDS encoding ABC transporter ATP-binding protein — protein: MPALSLEVENLSAGYGPTRVLEGISFAVPAGTRLAVLGRNGMGKTTLLATLAGQTRRYQGQIHLGGSDVTAAPSAMRAHKGLGYVPQTRCVFPTLTVEENLFVGLKARPKTALEEAYAMFPRLKERRRNLGNQLSGGEQQMLSTARTILGRPSVLLLDEPLEGLAPVICEELMAAFTELAKSGDMTILLVEQRIQSALDFADRVIILERGRMAWTGTPSDLSKDHQAVESLLGVGGLH
- a CDS encoding branched-chain amino acid ABC transporter permease, whose product is MQTVFSIAVDAFAYGMALFVISIGLSVTMGLMRVVNLAHGAFAMIGGYIASYAARDLGLGYAVAVVAAVFVTIIIAIPLERFLYRRIYGAPELTQVLMTIGITFCVIGIANYVMGPTLKTIPLAGALQGSADLGFRTIPVHRLFVIFCGLAVALALWFAIERTSFGVKLRASVDDAAMAAALGVRTEIIYAVSFAVAVGLAAFGGVVGAELLPVEPYYALRYMVTFLVVVSVGGAGSIPGALIACLLLGAIDTTGRYLMPEFGEFFFYLAVIAIICIFQRGLAGRMK
- the serA gene encoding phosphoglycerate dehydrogenase, yielding MAPRVLVSDELSETAVQIFRDRGVEVDFEPQLGKDKDRLLEVIGKYDGLAIRSATKVTEKIIAGATNLKVVGRAGIGVDNVDIPAASRRGIIVMNTPFGNSITTAEHAIALMFAVARQLPAADASTQAGKWEKSKFMGVEITGKTLGVIGAGNIGSIVCARAIGLKMHVVAYDPFLSKERAEEMGVTKVELDELFARADFITLHVPMTDKTRGILNKEALAKTKPGVRIINCARGGLVDEAALAEAIKSGHVAGAAFDVFEVEPAKESPLFGLPNVVCTPHLGASTTEAQENVALQVAEQMSDYLVNGAVSNAINMPSITAEEAPILKPFIRLADVLGAFVGQVTEEPIKEIEILYDGMTANMNTRALTSAVLAGLIRPQVADVNMVSAPIMIKEKGIVLSEVKRDKTGVFDGYIKLTVTTESMTRSVAGTVFSDGKPRFIQIKGINLDADVGSHMIYITNTDVPGMIGFIGTTLGGAGVNIANFQLGRDKQGGDAIALLYVDGEVEDGVLAQLTAHQAIRQAKLLTFNID